One part of the Salvelinus fontinalis isolate EN_2023a chromosome 4, ASM2944872v1, whole genome shotgun sequence genome encodes these proteins:
- the LOC129853293 gene encoding probable G-protein coupled receptor 21 codes for MNSSSSDVNQSSSPFCLLGLGYSYNLNTCVLEVSVILFLTILIISGNLVVIFVFHCAPLLHHHTTSHFIQTMAYADLLVGVSCLVPSLSLLHYLKGLDEELTCKVFVYLVSVLKSVSMASLACISVDRYIAITRPFSYATLVTPCRLRVCIGLIWLYSALIFLPSLFGWGKPGYHGDIFSWCATSWQTDPGFSSFIVALLYAPATLTVCFTYGSIFRICRQHTRKITQRLTRFGPQGNERGERGEGCLDKRYAMVLFRITSVFYVLWMPYIVYFLLESAGLYCHLVASFLTTWLAISNSFCNCLIYSLSNSMFRKVLGRLFTSLFSPCLELDCCTEGKKGPAPPSQRPAQAC; via the coding sequence ATGAACTCTTCCTCCTCTGATGTGAACCAAAGCAGCTCTCCTTTCTGCCTGCTGGGCCTGGGATACTCCTACAACCTCAACACCTGCGTGCTGGAGGTGTCCGTCATTCTCTTCCTCACCATCCTCATCATCAGCGGCAACCTGGTGGTGATCTTTGTGTTCCACTGTGCTCCACTGcttcaccaccacaccaccagccACTTCATCCAGACCATGGCCTACGCAGACCTCCTGGTGGGGGTGAGTTGCCTGGTGCcctccctgtccctgctccactaCCTCAAGGGGCTGGATGAGGAGCTCACCTGTAAGGTGTTTGTCTACCTGGTGTCTGTGCTGAAGAGTGTGTCCATGGCGTCTCTGGCATGTATTAGTGTTGACCGCTACATCGCTATCACACGGCCGTTCTCCTATGCTACGCTGGTCACACCGTGTCGCCTGCGCGTCTGTATCGGCCTCATCTGGCTCTACTCCGCCCTCATCTTCCTGCCCTCCCTCTTCGGGTGGGGAAAGCCTGGCTACCACGGAGATATATTTAGTTGGTGTGCAACCTCGTGGCAGACCGATCCGGGCTTCAGCTCATTCATCGTGGCTCTGCTGTATGCTCCAGCCACCCTCACTGTGTGTTTCACCTATGGGAGTATCTTCCGCATCTGCCGTCAGCACACCCGCAAGATCACCCAACGCCTCACACGCTTCGGCCCCCAGGGGAACGAGAGGGGCGAGCGTGGTGAAGGGTGCCTGGATAAGCGCTACGCCATGGTGCTGTTCCGAATTACCAGCGTGTTCTACGTGCTCTGGATGCCCTACATCGTCTACTTCCTGCTGGAGAGCGCCGGCCTCTATTGCCACCTGGTGGCCTCCTTCCTCACCACATGGCTAGCCATCAGCAACAGCTTCTGCAACTGCCTCATCTATAGTCTCTCCAACAGCATGTTCCGGAAGGTCCTGGGCCGCCTGTTCACGTCACTTTTCTCCCCCTGTCTGGAACTGGACTGCTGCACCGAGGGGAAGAAGGGTCCTGCTCCACCCAGCCAGCGCCCAGCCCAGGCCTGCTAG
- the LOC129853294 gene encoding zinc finger and BTB domain-containing protein 26-like isoform X2, whose amino-acid sequence MSMAQQQNQVILQFRFGTFGDSMLQKMNLLRRQTRFCDVTVRINDLEVVLAAGSPFLRDQFFLQDSSTREVQISMTQEAEVGQRLLLSCYTGTLELPELELVNYLTVASFLQMGHVVEQCTQALKKFIQPRHCQVKQQPQEEEGDGETLRASPIQKIQELPHAQVINREEEDDEDDDVIIQPMTPTQRRDRGEGEESPITIVKVEAVCERVSEMSDRSSASIAGCFHTSPPSSLHSPEPQHSLINSTVDTRAGEMTIPHMPGYPLSPPPLPTSATGRPNLGGHLRNSDKSLQWYHQCPKCARVFRQLENYANHLKMHKLFMCLLCGKTFTQKGNLHRHMRVHAGIKPFQCNICGKTFTQKCSLLDHQNLHSGDKPHRCNYCDMVFAHKPVLRKHLKQIHGKNSFDNANERSLLHDGVLDFEYGRLQDCSMDNSMDNKPVVMDDSL is encoded by the exons ATGTCCATGGCCCAGCAGCAGAACCAGGTGATCCTCCAGTTCCGCTTCGGAACCTTCGGAGACTCTATGCTGCAGAAGATGAACCTCCTTCGCCGCCAGACCCGCTTCTGTGATGTCACCGTGCGCATCAATGACCTGGAG GTGGTGTTGGCTGCCGGTTCTCCCTTCCTCCGGGACCAGTTCTTCCTTCAGGACTCGTCCACAAGGGAGGTCCAGATCTCCATGACCCAGGAGGCAGAGGTGGGCCAGCGGCTGCTGCTGTCCTGCTACACAGGCACCCTGGAGCTGCCTGAGCTGGAGCTGGTCAACTACCTAACTGTGGCCAGCTTCCTCCAGATGGGCCACGTGGTGGAGCAGTGCACCCAGGCTCTCAAGAAGTTCATCCAGCCACGACACTGCCAAGTGAAACAACAGCctcaggaggaggaaggagatggagagactcTCAGAGCCTCTCCCATCCAGAAAATACAGGAGCTGCCCCATGCCCAGGTAATAAAtcgtgaggaggaggatgatgaagatgatgatgtgATAATTCAGCCGATGACCCCAACCCAGAGGCGAGACAGGGGTGAGGGCGAGGAGAGCCCCATCACCATCGTAAAGGTGGAGGCCGTTTGTGAGCGGGTGTCGGAGATGTCTGACCGCTCCTCTGCTTCCATTGCAGGGTGCTTCCACACCAGCCCCCCATCGTCATTACACTCCCCTGAGCCCCAGCACTCCCTAATCAACTCCACCGTTGACACCCGGGCTGGTGAGATGACCATACCACATATGCCAGGATACCCGCTCAGCCCCCCCCCACTACCCACCTCAGCCACAGGGAGACCTAATCTGGGGGGGCACCTACGAAACTCAGACAAATCTCTTCAGTGGTACCACCAGTGCCCAAAGTGTGCCCGTGTGTTCCGCCAGCTAGAGAACTACGCCAACCACCTCAAGATGCACAAGCTGTTCATGTGCCTGCTGTGTGGAAAGACGTTCACCCAGAAGGGTAACCTGCACCGGCACATGCGGGTCCACGCTGGCATCAAGccctttcaatgcaacatatgTGGCAAGACCTTCACTCAGAAATGCTCTCTCCTGGACCACCAGAACTTACACAGTGGAGACAAGCCCCATCGCTGTAACTACTGCGACATGGTGTTCGCACACAAGCCAGTGCTCCGCAAACATCTCAAACAAATCCACGGCAAGAACAGCTTTGACAACGCCAATGAGCGGAGTCTACTACATGACGGGGTTCTTGATTTTGAGTACGGGCGTCTGCAGGACTGTAGCATGGACAATAGCATGGACAATAAGCCTGTTGTTATGGATGACTCTCTTTAG
- the LOC129853294 gene encoding zinc finger and BTB domain-containing protein 26-like isoform X1: protein MSMAQQQNQVILQFRFGTFGDSMLQKMNLLRRQTRFCDVTVRINDLEVPGHKVVLAAGSPFLRDQFFLQDSSTREVQISMTQEAEVGQRLLLSCYTGTLELPELELVNYLTVASFLQMGHVVEQCTQALKKFIQPRHCQVKQQPQEEEGDGETLRASPIQKIQELPHAQVINREEEDDEDDDVIIQPMTPTQRRDRGEGEESPITIVKVEAVCERVSEMSDRSSASIAGCFHTSPPSSLHSPEPQHSLINSTVDTRAGEMTIPHMPGYPLSPPPLPTSATGRPNLGGHLRNSDKSLQWYHQCPKCARVFRQLENYANHLKMHKLFMCLLCGKTFTQKGNLHRHMRVHAGIKPFQCNICGKTFTQKCSLLDHQNLHSGDKPHRCNYCDMVFAHKPVLRKHLKQIHGKNSFDNANERSLLHDGVLDFEYGRLQDCSMDNSMDNKPVVMDDSL from the exons ATGTCCATGGCCCAGCAGCAGAACCAGGTGATCCTCCAGTTCCGCTTCGGAACCTTCGGAGACTCTATGCTGCAGAAGATGAACCTCCTTCGCCGCCAGACCCGCTTCTGTGATGTCACCGTGCGCATCAATGACCTGGAG GTCCCCGGTCATAAGGTGGTGTTGGCTGCCGGTTCTCCCTTCCTCCGGGACCAGTTCTTCCTTCAGGACTCGTCCACAAGGGAGGTCCAGATCTCCATGACCCAGGAGGCAGAGGTGGGCCAGCGGCTGCTGCTGTCCTGCTACACAGGCACCCTGGAGCTGCCTGAGCTGGAGCTGGTCAACTACCTAACTGTGGCCAGCTTCCTCCAGATGGGCCACGTGGTGGAGCAGTGCACCCAGGCTCTCAAGAAGTTCATCCAGCCACGACACTGCCAAGTGAAACAACAGCctcaggaggaggaaggagatggagagactcTCAGAGCCTCTCCCATCCAGAAAATACAGGAGCTGCCCCATGCCCAGGTAATAAAtcgtgaggaggaggatgatgaagatgatgatgtgATAATTCAGCCGATGACCCCAACCCAGAGGCGAGACAGGGGTGAGGGCGAGGAGAGCCCCATCACCATCGTAAAGGTGGAGGCCGTTTGTGAGCGGGTGTCGGAGATGTCTGACCGCTCCTCTGCTTCCATTGCAGGGTGCTTCCACACCAGCCCCCCATCGTCATTACACTCCCCTGAGCCCCAGCACTCCCTAATCAACTCCACCGTTGACACCCGGGCTGGTGAGATGACCATACCACATATGCCAGGATACCCGCTCAGCCCCCCCCCACTACCCACCTCAGCCACAGGGAGACCTAATCTGGGGGGGCACCTACGAAACTCAGACAAATCTCTTCAGTGGTACCACCAGTGCCCAAAGTGTGCCCGTGTGTTCCGCCAGCTAGAGAACTACGCCAACCACCTCAAGATGCACAAGCTGTTCATGTGCCTGCTGTGTGGAAAGACGTTCACCCAGAAGGGTAACCTGCACCGGCACATGCGGGTCCACGCTGGCATCAAGccctttcaatgcaacatatgTGGCAAGACCTTCACTCAGAAATGCTCTCTCCTGGACCACCAGAACTTACACAGTGGAGACAAGCCCCATCGCTGTAACTACTGCGACATGGTGTTCGCACACAAGCCAGTGCTCCGCAAACATCTCAAACAAATCCACGGCAAGAACAGCTTTGACAACGCCAATGAGCGGAGTCTACTACATGACGGGGTTCTTGATTTTGAGTACGGGCGTCTGCAGGACTGTAGCATGGACAATAGCATGGACAATAAGCCTGTTGTTATGGATGACTCTCTTTAG
- the LOC129853295 gene encoding UDP-glucuronosyltransferase 2A2-like, whose protein sequence is MHQPALVTVAVLLFSLTTVSGGNVLVFPLDGSHWVNMKVLIEELYTRGHSITVIRPTTNWYIKEKSPHYSCITIPVSGGGFVEEVFSLFVTRQLQIQREGGGFWSRMSLEIEVVKELYELHKDLVVMMTTIFEDAELMQSLRDANYDLVLTDPAIGGGVFLAHRIGLPLVFNVRWTVQGDGHFAIAPSPVSYVPLPGALLTDKMTFQERVINVLFYLFTRFQIAYVMDPNYIPFVHRYFGPDVHYMSLFQAADIWLMRNDFTFEFPRPTMPNVVYMGGFQCKPSKPLPQDMEDFVQKSGDHGVIMMSLGTLVGQLPEDIAEDIAAAFAKLPQRVVWRHTGKRPTSVGNNTLLVDWLPQNDLLGHPKTRAFVAHGGTNGVQEAIYHGVPIVGLPLVFDQHDNLNRMRAKGVAKIVDIATVDRDIFLEAVKAVLYEPTYRENMQRLSRLHRDQLMKPLDRAMFWIEFVMRNKGAAHLRTESYKMSWFTYHSVDVVATLLAIVLLIMLVSTLAVRFLWRKVFCRRKVKHE, encoded by the coding sequence ATGCATCAACCAGCCCTGGTCACGGTTGctgttctgctcttctctctcaccACTGTCTCTGGGGGGAATGTGCTGGTCTTCCCATTGGATGGAAGCCACTGGGTGAATATGAAAGTCCTCATCGAAGAGCTGTACACCAGAGGCCATAGCATCACAGTGATTCGTCCAACCACCAACTGGTACATCAAGGAGAAATCCCCTCACTACTCGTGCATTACCATCCCAGTATCTGGTGGTGGATTTGTTGAGGAGGTCTTTAGTTTGTTTGTGACCAGACAATTGCAGATCCAAAGGGAGGGTGGAGGTTTCTGGTCTCGTATGAGTCTGGAGATTGAGGTGGTGAAGGAGTTATATGAGTTACACAAGGATTTGGTTGTAATGATGACTACGATATTCGAAGATGCCGAACTAATGCAATCACTTCGCGATGCAAATTATGACCTGGTTTTGACGGATCCTGCCATTGGTGGGGGCGTGTTTCTGGCTCACCGCATTGGTCTTCCTCTTGTCTTCAATGTCCGATGGACAGTCCAGGGCGATGGTCACTTTGCCATAGCCCCCTCGCCTGTCTCATATGTCCCATTGCCAGGAGCACTGTTGACAGACAAAATGACTTTTCAAGAGAGAGTCATAAATGTTCTGTTTTATCTTTTTACAAGGTTTCAAATTGCATACGTCATGGACCCTAACTACATTCCGTTCGTCCATCGTTACTTCGGCCCTGACGTTCACTACATGTCATTGTTCCAGGCAGCAGACATATGGCTCATGAGGAATGACTTTACCTTTGAGTTTCCGCGGCCCACCATGCCAAACGTGGTCTACATGGGCGGCTTCCAGTGCAAGCCCTCGAAGCCGCTTCCCCAGGACATGGAGGACTTTGTCCAGAAGTCCGGGGACCATGGGGTCATCATGATGTCCCTGGGGACCTTGGTGGGACAACTTCCTGAGGACATCGCTGAGGACATCGCAGCTGCTTTCGCCAAACTGCCTCAGAGGGTCGTCTGGAGGCACACTGGGAAGAGACCCACCTCCGTGGGCAACAACACTTTACTAGTGGATTGGCTCCCCCAGAATGACCTCCTTGGACACCCCAAGACCCGAGCCTTTGTTGCCCACGGCGGAACCAATGGAGTCCAGGAGGCCATCTACCATGGTGTCCCTATTGTCGGCCTCCCGTTGGTCTTCGACCAGCATGATAACCTCAATAGGATGAGGGCTAAGGGAGTGGCTAAGATAGTGGACATCGCCACCGTAGACAGAGACATCTTCCTGGAGGCAGTGAAGGCTGTTCTCTATGAGCCGACCTACAGGGAGAATATGCAGAGGCTATCCAGGCTGCACAGAGACCAGCTCATGAAACCACTGGACCGCGCCATGTTCTGGATTGAGTTTGTCATGAGGAACAAAGGAGCAGCACATCTGAGGACAGAGTCCTATAAGATGTCCTGGTTCACCTACCACTCTGTTGACGTCGTAGCCACGCTACTGGCCATTGTGTTGCTCATAATGCTGGTTAGCACTTTAGCTGTAAGGTTTTTGTGGCGTAAGGTGTTTTGTAGGAGGAAAGTGAAACATGAATGA
- the LOC129853296 gene encoding UDP-glucuronosyltransferase 2A2-like: MHQPALVTVAVLLFSLTTVSGGNVLVFPLDGSHWVNMKVLIEELYSRGHSITVIRPTTNWYIKEKSPHYSCITIPVSGGGFVEEVFRLFVTRKLQIQREGGGFWSRMSLELEVVKEIYEIHKDLVVMITTIFEDAKLMQSLRDANYDLVLTDPAIGGGVFLAHRIGLPLVFNVRWTVQGEGHFVIAPSPLSYVPLPGALLTDKMTFQERVINVLFYLFTRFQFAYVMDPNYIPFVHRYFGPDVHYMSLFQAADIWLMRNDFTFEFPRPTMPNVVYMGGFQCKPSKPLPQDMEDFVQKAGDHGVIMMSLGTLVGQLPEDIAEDIAAAFAKLPQGVVWRHTGKRPTSVGNNTLLVDWLPQNDLLGHPKTRAFVAHGGTNGVQEAIYHGVPIVGLPLVFDQHDNLNRMKAKGVAKIVDIATVDRDIFLEAVKAVLYEPTYRENMQRLSRLHRDQPMKPLDRAMFWIEFVMRNKGAAHLRTESYKMSWFTYHSVDVVATLLAIVLLIMLVSTLAVRFLWCKVFCRRKVKHE, encoded by the coding sequence ATGCATCAACCAGCCCTGGTCACGGTTGctgttctgctcttctctctcaccACTGTCTCTGGGGGGAATGTGCTGGTCTTCCCATTGGATGGAAGCCACTGGGTGAATATGAAAGTCCTCATCGAAGAGCTGTACTCCAGAGGCCATAGCATCACAGTGATTCGTCCAACCACCAACTGGTACATCAAGGAGAAATCCCCTCACTACTCGTGCATTACCATCCCAGTATCTGGTGGTGGATTTGTTGAGGAGGTCTTTAGATTGTTTGTGACCAGAAAATTGCAGATCCAAAGGGAGGGTGGAGGTTTCTGGTCTCGTATGAGTCTGGAGCTTGAGGTGGTGAAGGAGATCTATGAGATACACAAGGATTTGGTTGTAATGATAACTACGATATTCGAAGATGCCAAACTAATGCAATCACTTCGCGATGCAAATTATGACCTGGTTTTGACGGATCCTGCCATTGGTGGGGGCGTGTTTCTGGCTCACCGCATTGGTCTTCCTCTTGTCTTCAATGTCCGATGGACAGTCCAGGGCGAGGGTCACTTTGTCATAGCCCCCTCGCCTCTCTCATATGTCCCATTGCCAGGAGCACTGTTGACAGACAAAATGACTTTTCAAGAGAGAGTCATAAATGTTCTGTTTTATCTTTTTACAAGGTTTCAATTTGCATACGTCATGGACCCTAACTACATTCCGTTCGTACATCGTTACTTCGGCCCTGACGTTCACTACATGTCATTGTTTCAGGCAGCAGACATATGGCTCATGAGGAATGACTTTACCTTTGAGTTTCCGCGGCCCACCATGCCAAACGTGGTCTACATGGGCGGCTTCCAGTGCAAGCCCTCGAAGCCGCTTCCCCAGGACATGGAGGACTTTGTTCAGAAGGCCGGGGACCATGGGGTCATCATGATGTCCCTGGGGACCTTGGTGGGACAACTTCCTGAGGACATCGCTGAGGACATCGCAGCTGCTTTCGCCAAACTGCCTCAGGGGGtcgtctggagacacactgggaaGAGACCCACCTCCGTGGGCAACAACACCTTACTAGTGGATTGGCTCCCACAGAATGACCTCCTTGGACACCCCAAGACCCGAGCCTTTGTTGCCCACGGCGGAACCAATGGAGTCCAGGAGGCCATCTACCATGGTGTCCCTATTGTCGGCCTCCCGTTGGTCTTCGACCAGCATGATAACCTCAATAGGATGAAGGCTAAGGGAGTGGCTAAGATAGTGGACATCGCCACCGTAGACAGAGACATCTTCCTGGAGGCAGTGAAGGCTGTTCTCTATGAGCCAACCTACAGGGAGAACATGCAGAGGCTATCCAGGCTGCACAGGGACCAGCCCATGAAACCACTGGACCGCGCCATGTTCTGGATTGAGTTTGTCATGAGGAACAAAGGAGCGGCACATCTGAGGACAGAGTCCTATAAGATGTCCTGGTTCACCTACCACTCTGTTGACGTCGTAGCCACGCTACTGGCCATTGTGTTGCTCATAATGCTGGTTAGCACTTTAGCTGTAAGGTTTTTATGGTGTAAGGTGTTTTGTAGGAGGAAAGTGAAACATGAATGA